GGCGGTAGCGGCGGCTCAGGTGCAGCAGCGTCAGCGCGGGCAGGCCCGCCGCGTGGGCGAGCGCAGCGACCTGCGTGACGGTGGTGTGCTCGTGCCGGGCGGCGAGGGCGTGGTCTTCGGGGGCGTACTGCGCCTCGGCGTACAGCGTCTGCACGCCGCGCAGCAGGGGAGCGAGGCGGGCCTGCTGCGCGTCGTCCAGCAGGAAGTCCGTGAGGTACGCGAGGCTCTCTCCGGTCTCCCGGTCCATCAGCGCGGCGCGGAGGGCAGCGGCGTCGTGCGACTGACCGTTCACGTCTATCTTTCCGGTCGCGCCACCTTTCAGCGCAGACAGCCAGGGGCCGGGGCGCAGGCCCAGCCCTGCCAGGGCGGCGGTGTTCACGCGCTCCCGGCTTTCCTCCCGCAGGATGAAACCCAGGCTGCGGCCGTGGTGTTCCAGTGCCACGGTCTGCACGCTGATTTGCGGGGTGGTCAGGACCGTGCCGTCGTGCGCCCGGGTGCCCGCGTCGTGGGCCACGGCGAAGGCCTCGTGCGCCTCGAAACGGAAGGACTGCACGTGCGCGTCGTGAACGTCATGCACGAACCACTGCCCGCGCAACTCCGGCGCGTGGTTCCACCAGAACCCCTGAAAGCGGTGCCCGAGGATGCGGGCCGTGCCGGGCGGCCCCCAGGCGTGCGTGGGTGCGGGCCGGTCGAAGGTCGCGCGGAAGAGATCGTCGAAGCCGCCCACGTGATCCATGTGCAGGTGCGACAGCAGCAGGTGGTCGGTGGCCTGCACCTCCGCGAACGGCAGCGTGTCCAGCACGCGCGCGCCGCAGTCCAGCAGCAGGCGCGTCTGCCCCTGCCCGCTGTCCGCCACGACCCACAGCGCGTTGTCCTCTGCTGGCCTGCCCAGCACCCGTGTCCTCAACATGCCGCGCAGCGTACCGGCCGCAGGGTGGGGC
Above is a genomic segment from Deinococcus depolymerans containing:
- a CDS encoding MBL fold metallo-hydrolase — encoded protein: MLRTRVLGRPAEDNALWVVADSGQGQTRLLLDCGARVLDTLPFAEVQATDHLLLSHLHMDHVGGFDDLFRATFDRPAPTHAWGPPGTARILGHRFQGFWWNHAPELRGQWFVHDVHDAHVQSFRFEAHEAFAVAHDAGTRAHDGTVLTTPQISVQTVALEHHGRSLGFILREESRERVNTAALAGLGLRPGPWLSALKGGATGKIDVNGQSHDAAALRAALMDRETGESLAYLTDFLLDDAQQARLAPLLRGVQTLYAEAQYAPEDHALAARHEHTTVTQVAALAHAAGLPALTLLHLSRRYRPEQWPDMLRAAQGIHPATRFPGGWLA